The sequence below is a genomic window from Ipomoea triloba cultivar NCNSP0323 chromosome 2, ASM357664v1.
ATGGTAATTTGGAATTGCTGTTCTTTTGATCCAATACTTCATAAACATGAGCCTTCTAGACAGATTTCTGAATTCTTTATATTTCACATTGCTATATTTCTTTCATATTTCCAGAGTGGCCCGGATATGACTACAGAGGATACCTGGGGTGTGAATTATCGTGCATTGCGTGATCTGTTCTACATTTCACAGACTCGAAGTGACATTATAGAATATGAAGTAGGAGTACAAATGATCGAGATATACAATGAACAAGTGAGAGATCTATTGGTCATTGATGGGACTAATAGGAGATATCCTTATTCTTTCTCGTCTCTTTTAAAGTCattgcacatatatatagattaatgaAGTTTTTATCTGTGCTACCCTTAACAATCTGCACATTAGACGTACGCAACAATTCTCAACTTAATGGCCTGAATGTTCCTGATGCAAGTCTGATTCCAGTTAGATGTACCGAAGATGTTCTTGATTTGATGAAAATCGGACAAAAAAACCGTGCTATTGGTGCCACTGCTCTAAATGAGCGGAGTAGCCGTTCTCATAGGTATGCTTGTCAAATTGTTgtcaagaatataatatatattccaGCGATATCCACAAACATTTGCCATTGATTTTCACTCAATGTCCCATGCTTGTGATACCATTTTGCAGTATTCTAACGGTTCATGTTCGAGGAAAAGAACTGGTATCGGGATCTATACTGAAGGGTTGTCTTCACCTAGTTGATCTAGCTGGAAGTGAAAGAGTGGATAAATCAGAGGCCGTTGGCGAAAGATTGAAGGAAGCTCAGCATATAAACAGATCGTTGTCTGCATTGGGGGATGTCATATCTGCTCTTGCTAAGAAAAGTTCACATATTCCTTATCGAAATAGCAAGCTCACTCAAGTATTACAAGATTCTCTAGGTACACTTTCTTAGAAGATTTCTTCAAAATTAATAGGTTGATGCAGATTTGTGTGAATGAAGCGTATATGTGACTATTCTATGGCTATGACTAGTAGGCATTTACTAATAGTCTGATCGTAAGAATTTTGACACTCGTATAATGGTGTTTCCTGCTATCTTTGATCTTTTTGTAGGAGGCCAGGCAAAGACCTTGATGTTTGTGCATATAAATCCCGATCTCAATGCATTGGGAGAGACAGTCAGCACTCTGAAATTTGCTGAGAGGGTTGCCTCTATTGATCTTGGGGCTGCTCGATCTAGCAAGGAAACTGGTGAAATTCGAGACATGAAAGAAGAGGTCTGAGTTTTCGAATCACTTGATTAGTATACCTTCTAAGTTCTATATCTATAAGAAGATGacattattttgcatttttggaTTGATTTAGATCTCGAACTTGAAGTTAGCGCTGGAGAAGAAGGAAGCCGAACTTGAACACTTGCAAAAAGGTGTTAACACCAGAGGCGCAGCATCACCTCTTCGTATGCATAGGAATGGTGCAAATTCTAGCTTCAAACCGGAATCTAGTCAGCTATCTGTTGATGAAACTCGAAGCACTGAGGTAACTATTATGGAAGTTATTTTTACATATTACTTTCAGCTACAATTATTAACTTTTcaccaatttttattttcacaaaACATGATTTCAGGTCAGAAGCTCTTCCTCAGGTAAACAGCGAAGGTCGCCATTCCCTTCTAAGTTTATAGACAAGGATTCTATACCAAAAATGTCATTAATTACTGAAGAGGGACCGGTGCCCTCAAATAAGGCAAGATCACCTTCTCCTCCAGTTAGAAGGTCAGTATCGACCGATAGAGGCGCCCATATCAAGAGTAGGATCAAGCCTGAGATGAGTGAAAACCCGCCAGTTATGAAACTACCCTTTCCTGCTAGAGTTCCTGTCACTGTCAATAAGTCTCTTACTGGTGTACCCTCTATATTTCCATCGTCGGGTAGCTTGCAAGGACCTCACGGTTCACGAGGGTCGTTGAAGCAGGAAAATATCACCGATGTTCTTTACAGCCTCCAAAGGATGAATGTGGGAAAAATTCAACCAGACACTGAACAAGAGCAGTTTAAGCAAGTGCTTAATGTAAGGCAAGGCGGAATTAGAAAAGGCAAACATGATGGCAAGGCAAAGGCTAAGCATCAGTTATCGACTAAAATACAGATAACATCAGACGTTTCTGTGACATTGCTATCTGATGGGAGCTCGATGGATGAGGCTCAGAGAAGTGATGCTTCCGAGGCTGAGAATGACCACTACATACCTGTTGGATCACATGCCGGTACCATAAGGATGACGAAGAACCTTCCAAGGAGCTTCTCAAGAAACTCTCAGAATGTTGAACCAAGGTATCTGATTGATTACTTGCTTACACAATTAATTGGAGTGAATTTGTTCTGATTGGtgaaattttatcatatataCAGGGAAATGACACAGAGAATGGAAAGCTTATTGGATAAACCGTCATATACCAATAACATTCTACCTAATATGAAGGAGCCAGGTATCTCGTTTATTCCTGAATTCAGGAAACCCAATGACAAGCCTTCAAACGGAACCAGCACCCTAAGGAGTGCACGAGAAGTGAACAACTCATCGGCTCCTGAGATGAGGAGGAGCCGATCTACACCACGAGGGAAATTTATGGTTTAACCACGAGAAAAATTTTCATCTTGAGGCCATTATTTTGGATCCATTATATCACACTCGAGAGTTCTTGTACAGCCTTtcttatacttatatatactttGGAGCCCTTGCCCCGTACGCACTTAAAGAAGGTTAGGATGTTGAAGTTGTTGGAGTTTGGAAACAATCATTTGGCTCTTGAGCCAACTTTAAACGTTGTGTACTGTAGTGTGAAACTGTCGCGTTTTAGAGCTTGTTGGTGTGCATAGATACAAAGTTTTGTGTTCTTTTACTTGTAGAAAGGGTAGAATGAAAAGCCTCTGGAAGATGTATGAACATGGAAAGTGTTTTTATGTGAAAATGAAAGTAATGGGAGATCATCCAATCTAGTATATGAGCTTTGCTGCTGGATTTACAGGTCATTCTTGATTACATTTTGTTTCTATTCTAGTGcataaaagtttatgcaaggGCAATGAAGTAAATGATCCTTCCTAACTCAATCAACTGTCCATATACAATCTATGTGGTAAGACAACTCCTAATTTCCCGCAATGACAGTTCAGTTGGTTTTTGGGTGATAGATTGTGGGTAATGACACAGGATTGAGCCCTAGTAGCCGGAACGTGggaattacatatttacatccaaTGTGGTCCAGGTATCGGCCCTCCTACCTAATGGACTGTTGAGTCACCGTTATTTACCCATCCACTATCTTGTCGGGTTGGGATGTGACAGTCCTATGGGCAAGAGAATTTTGCCTTTTGTGGCAAGAAAACtcctaatttatgttttttttttggtgagccTAATTTATGTTAATTAACTACAAAAGACATGTTTTACTTGTTTAGTTACTAATGTAAAAATAAACCAGATGCGCAAGATCAGGAAATGCACAAATAACTTTTCACTAAAAATGCAATATAAAGATAAAGGAATAATACAGACAACCTGGTTTGGGAAACAAATCCATCCTTGGATTTGAACAATGCATAACCACCTGTCTTGTTCTCCACCCAAACCCAATTTTCTTTCACAAATTTTTGTCTAGAATCCTATAGAGACAGGTTATCCAAGAACAAATTGTGTCTGTTCTATCATCTGGAAAAACAAATCTGTCACGCGAAATTGATTGTTTTGTTCATCATCTGTTTATTCATGTTGCAGATATTGATGAAATTCAATAACTGGCTCCTGCATGGATTCATGATCACATCTTTTACCAGGTGACATTCATctaatttttgtgtgttttgatGATGATGGGGGGGATCAAACTTTTATGGGGCTTCAACATTTACATAAGAATATGCAAGAGATgtagattttgatgaaaaatatatgaGAA
It includes:
- the LOC116010612 gene encoding kinesin-like protein KIN-14F, encoding MPQEMSNLSSAFSNYSPGGKLRGLKSLVHSEDTFNDLDFAQRKAEEAAARRYEAAEWLRQMDHGAPAVLPKEPTEEEFCLALRNGLILCNVLNKVNPGAVHKVVEIPMVDVSCEGAAQSAIQYFENMRNFLVAVGRMQLLTFEASDLEKGGSSSKVVDCILCLKGYYEWKQAGGIGVWRYGGTVRITSSPKASSSSFAGSDSADESLDDSESSNFEQLLEFLQLPSEFSAEESSAANAMAFFFDRFGLSLLKAYLTERNGIEDLPLNSMVIDAVLRKAVRDLSGLLVSQSNQLRVLLKQILGDNCSPISRSEFLEAISNYLSHRTSLISSDISKFCICGGKRELSLHSISYSASNEVVDLHQKELEELKNLYRRTRLEVLHYQSGWEEEFRRFEHHIKGLEVAADSYHKVLDENRQLYNQVQDLKGTIRVYCRVRPFLPEQSDTQSSVDYIGENGDIMIVNPHKHGKDARKIFTFNKVFGTQVTQSQIYADTQPLVRSVLDGYNVCIFAYGQTGSGKTYTMSGPDMTTEDTWGVNYRALRDLFYISQTRSDIIEYEVGVQMIEIYNEQVRDLLVIDGTNRRLDVRNNSQLNGLNVPDASLIPVRCTEDVLDLMKIGQKNRAIGATALNERSSRSHSILTVHVRGKELVSGSILKGCLHLVDLAGSERVDKSEAVGERLKEAQHINRSLSALGDVISALAKKSSHIPYRNSKLTQVLQDSLGGQAKTLMFVHINPDLNALGETVSTLKFAERVASIDLGAARSSKETGEIRDMKEEISNLKLALEKKEAELEHLQKGVNTRGAASPLRMHRNGANSSFKPESSQLSVDETRSTEVRSSSSGKQRRSPFPSKFIDKDSIPKMSLITEEGPVPSNKARSPSPPVRRSVSTDRGAHIKSRIKPEMSENPPVMKLPFPARVPVTVNKSLTGVPSIFPSSGSLQGPHGSRGSLKQENITDVLYSLQRMNVGKIQPDTEQEQFKQVLNVRQGGIRKGKHDGKAKAKHQLSTKIQITSDVSVTLLSDGSSMDEAQRSDASEAENDHYIPVGSHAGTIRMTKNLPRSFSRNSQNVEPREMTQRMESLLDKPSYTNNILPNMKEPGISFIPEFRKPNDKPSNGTSTLRSAREVNNSSAPEMRRSRSTPRGKFMV